A genomic segment from Myxococcota bacterium encodes:
- a CDS encoding DUF6502 family protein, producing MSEPPTTPLVAPGSAALVRAARRMLRPLVRLLLEKQITLPYLTNVLKEIYVDVAARDLALEERRLTDSRISLLTGIHRKEVKRLRQEAGATGTRDRGVALGALLVSRWIGDPRFLDGRGRPRPLPRVPTRDEPTFDELVASVSKDIPVRSVLDEWLRLGVAEVDERDRVRLREDSFVPAHGLEEKIHFFGRNLGDHVAAGAHNILGEEPTFIDRSVFYDALTPGSIEELRKLAADEGAAALRRVNQRALELQTRDREAADARERMTFGAYFFAGQDEDASGDGGGDA from the coding sequence ATGAGCGAGCCGCCGACCACACCGCTCGTCGCCCCCGGTAGCGCCGCGCTCGTGCGCGCGGCGCGCCGCATGCTGCGGCCGCTCGTGCGCCTCCTGCTCGAGAAGCAGATCACCCTCCCCTACCTGACGAACGTGCTGAAGGAGATCTACGTCGACGTCGCCGCGCGCGACCTCGCGCTCGAGGAGCGACGCCTCACCGACAGCCGCATCAGCCTGCTCACCGGCATCCACCGCAAGGAGGTGAAGCGGCTGCGTCAGGAAGCCGGCGCGACGGGGACGCGCGACCGCGGCGTGGCGCTCGGCGCGCTGCTCGTGTCGCGCTGGATCGGCGACCCGCGCTTCCTCGACGGACGCGGGCGCCCGCGCCCGCTCCCGCGCGTGCCGACGCGCGACGAGCCGACCTTCGACGAGCTCGTCGCGTCCGTGAGCAAGGACATCCCCGTGCGCTCCGTGCTCGACGAGTGGCTACGCCTCGGCGTCGCCGAGGTCGACGAGCGCGATCGCGTGCGGCTGCGCGAGGATTCGTTCGTGCCCGCCCACGGCCTCGAGGAGAAGATTCACTTCTTCGGGCGCAACCTCGGCGACCACGTCGCCGCCGGCGCGCACAACATCCTCGGCGAGGAGCCGACGTTCATCGACCGCTCGGTGTTCTACGACGCGCTCACGCCGGGCTCGATCGAGGAGCTGCGCAAGCTCGCGGCCGACGAAGGAGCCGCGGCGCTCCGCCGCGTGAACCAGCGCGCACTCGAGCTCCAGACGCGCGACCGCGAAGCCGCCGACGCGCGCGAGCGCATGACGTTCGGCGCGTACTTCTTCGCCGGGCAGGACGAGGACGCGAGCGGGGACGGAGGCGGCGATGCGTAG
- a CDS encoding SDR family oxidoreductase translates to MRLRDRRVLVVGASAGIGRASALAAASEGARVAFAGRRRDRLDDGVAQAGPGAVGLVCDVCDEASCIDVVARAADALGGLDALVYAPGMGIFKPLADTTAEDWRRALDTNLVGAAVVARAAMPHLERARGRAVFLSSISIDDAPPRPHYTPYIVAKLGLEGLVRGLQGEHRDVAFTSIAIGDTLSEFGRGLDPATIGPLVQRWVAEGYMYGRVMEPEAVAEQVVNVLASRETVRRLAITPTYPPPG, encoded by the coding sequence ATGAGGCTTCGCGATCGCCGGGTTCTCGTCGTCGGCGCCTCCGCCGGCATCGGACGCGCCTCCGCGCTCGCGGCTGCGAGCGAGGGCGCGCGCGTCGCGTTCGCGGGCCGCCGCCGCGACCGGCTCGACGACGGCGTCGCGCAGGCCGGCCCGGGCGCGGTCGGGCTCGTCTGCGACGTCTGCGACGAGGCGTCGTGCATCGACGTCGTCGCGCGCGCGGCCGACGCGCTCGGCGGCCTCGATGCGCTCGTCTACGCGCCGGGCATGGGCATCTTCAAGCCGCTCGCGGACACGACCGCTGAAGACTGGCGACGCGCACTGGACACGAACCTCGTCGGCGCCGCCGTCGTCGCGCGCGCGGCGATGCCGCATCTCGAGCGCGCGCGTGGCCGCGCCGTCTTCCTCTCCTCGATCTCGATCGACGACGCGCCGCCGCGCCCGCACTACACGCCGTACATCGTCGCGAAGCTCGGGCTCGAAGGGCTCGTGCGCGGACTCCAGGGCGAGCACCGCGACGTCGCGTTCACGTCGATCGCGATCGGCGACACGCTCTCGGAGTTCGGGCGCGGGCTCGACCCGGCGACGATCGGCCCGCTCGTCCAGCGCTGGGTCGCCGAGGGATACATGTACGGCCGCGTGATGGAGCCCGAGGCGGTCGCCGAGCAGGTCGTGAACGTCCTCGCGTCGCGCGAGACGGTGCGCCGCCTCGCCATCACGCCCACCTACCCGCCCCCCGGCTAG
- a CDS encoding cytochrome P450: MVRFDPYDYDFHEDPYPTYARLRDEAPVYHDETLGFWALSKHADVLAGFKDTEAYSNRSGVSLDQSVAVDPEATMFILGMDPPKHAKYRALVSRAFTGRRVELLAPRIREIARVHAARAAERGACDYIHDFAGKLPMDVISELLGVPESDRDELRAWADLVLHREEGEKGLPKGAIEASAKLLQYFAQLVDERRARPHDTLVEALLAAEVDGERLTDRNVISFLFLMIIAGNETTTKLLANAVYWASRFPHVKDEVAADPRRIPLWVEETLRFDNSSQILGRVTTRDVAVRDRVIPKGERVLLLVGAANRDPDVFPDPDRFDLSRDTSESLAFGKGVHFCLGARLARLEGAIGLETTLEFFPGLEIDTAGLERVHSTNVRGFASMPVRFDGGTRRA; encoded by the coding sequence GTGGTCCGCTTCGACCCCTACGACTACGACTTCCACGAGGACCCGTACCCGACGTACGCGCGCCTGCGCGACGAGGCGCCCGTCTACCACGACGAGACCCTCGGCTTCTGGGCGCTCTCGAAGCACGCCGACGTGCTCGCGGGCTTCAAGGACACCGAGGCGTACTCGAACCGCTCCGGTGTCTCGCTCGACCAGAGCGTCGCGGTCGACCCCGAGGCGACGATGTTCATCCTCGGCATGGACCCGCCGAAGCACGCGAAGTACCGCGCGCTCGTCTCGCGCGCGTTCACGGGAAGGCGCGTCGAGCTGCTCGCGCCGCGCATCCGCGAGATCGCCCGCGTGCACGCCGCGCGCGCGGCCGAGCGCGGCGCGTGCGACTACATCCACGACTTCGCGGGCAAGCTCCCGATGGACGTGATCAGCGAGCTGCTCGGCGTGCCGGAGTCGGACCGCGACGAGCTGCGCGCGTGGGCCGACCTCGTCCTCCACCGCGAAGAGGGCGAGAAGGGGCTCCCGAAGGGCGCGATCGAAGCCTCCGCGAAGCTCCTGCAGTACTTCGCGCAGCTCGTCGACGAGCGGCGCGCGCGCCCGCACGACACGCTCGTCGAGGCGCTGCTCGCGGCGGAGGTCGACGGCGAGCGGCTCACCGACCGCAACGTCATCAGCTTCCTGTTCCTGATGATCATCGCCGGCAACGAGACGACGACGAAGCTGCTCGCGAACGCCGTCTACTGGGCGTCGCGCTTCCCGCACGTGAAGGACGAGGTCGCGGCCGACCCGCGTCGCATTCCGCTCTGGGTCGAGGAGACCCTGCGCTTCGACAACTCGAGCCAGATCCTCGGGCGCGTCACGACGCGCGACGTCGCGGTGCGCGACCGCGTCATCCCGAAGGGCGAGCGCGTGCTGCTGCTCGTCGGCGCGGCGAACCGCGACCCCGACGTCTTCCCCGACCCGGACCGCTTCGATCTCTCGCGCGACACGAGCGAGAGCCTCGCGTTCGGCAAGGGCGTGCACTTCTGCCTGGGCGCGCGGCTCGCGCGGCTCGAGGGCGCGATCGGCCTCGAGACGACGCTCGAGTTCTTCCCCGGGCTCGAGATCGACACGGCCGGCCTCGAGCGCGTCCACTCGACGAACGTGCGCGGCTTCGCGAGCATGCCCGTCCGCTTCGACGGGGGCACGCGCCGCGCATGA
- a CDS encoding nitroreductase/quinone reductase family protein: MSPTRPSALVRVFWKIHPVVYRWSRGRLLGHLAGMDVLVLETRGRRSGAPRATCLTYFAPRDARDAFVVIGSFLGAPRDPAWVHNLRSDPVAHVDVRGRRLRVRAREAAGDERARLWSELVAIQPDYRRYEGLAARRTIPVVVLEPTR; the protein is encoded by the coding sequence GTGTCGCCGACCCGCCCGAGCGCGCTCGTCCGCGTCTTCTGGAAGATCCATCCGGTCGTGTACCGCTGGAGCCGCGGTCGCCTGCTCGGCCACCTCGCCGGCATGGACGTGCTCGTGCTCGAGACGCGCGGACGCCGAAGCGGCGCGCCGCGCGCGACCTGCCTCACCTACTTCGCGCCGCGCGACGCGCGCGACGCCTTCGTCGTGATCGGATCCTTCCTCGGCGCGCCGCGCGACCCGGCCTGGGTGCACAACCTCCGCAGCGACCCGGTCGCGCACGTCGACGTGCGAGGGCGGCGGCTGCGCGTGCGCGCGCGCGAGGCCGCGGGCGACGAGCGGGCGCGGCTGTGGAGCGAGCTCGTCGCGATCCAGCCGGACTACCGCCGCTACGAGGGGCTCGCGGCGCGGCGGACCATCCCCGTGGTGGTGCTCGAGCCGACGCGCTGA
- a CDS encoding EAL domain-containing protein, which produces MHRPESPGALRRLVLFVDDEPDVTKNLSLLMRKQSFQVRTANSADEALAILAAEPVDVVVSDERMPEMCGSDFLTLVRREHPDVTRIILTGQASVEATVKAINDAAVFRFLNKPIGRDELLACLREALVYREQREHAASGDARAATSERAQLHARLDDVLGGLWMAYQPVYAARDRRLVAYEALVRPGDPASGGPDQMIDLATGLDRLPDLEAAISERIGRDLASAPEGVDLLVNLHPDSLNQPSLFDDDHPLHRHSARILLEITERASLDTITDIDEKLAALRGRGYRIAIDDLGAGYSGLTSFTTLRPDVVKFDMELIRDIDSVETKAKLVRSMTALCRELGMRTVAEGIETKAELDAVVALGCDLLQGYYLAKPAKPFIAPAGFEGEDD; this is translated from the coding sequence ATGCATCGGCCTGAGAGCCCGGGCGCGCTGCGCCGCCTCGTCCTGTTCGTCGACGACGAGCCCGACGTCACGAAGAACCTGTCGCTCCTCATGCGCAAGCAGTCGTTCCAGGTGCGCACGGCCAACTCGGCCGACGAGGCGCTCGCGATCCTCGCCGCAGAGCCGGTGGACGTCGTGGTCTCGGACGAGCGCATGCCCGAGATGTGCGGGTCGGATTTCCTGACGCTCGTCCGCCGCGAGCATCCCGACGTCACGCGCATCATCCTCACCGGCCAGGCGAGCGTCGAGGCGACCGTCAAGGCGATCAACGACGCCGCCGTGTTCCGCTTCCTCAACAAGCCGATCGGCCGCGACGAGCTGCTCGCGTGCCTGCGCGAGGCACTCGTCTACCGCGAGCAGCGCGAGCACGCGGCGAGCGGGGACGCGCGCGCGGCGACGTCCGAGCGCGCCCAGCTCCACGCGCGCCTCGACGACGTCCTCGGCGGACTGTGGATGGCCTATCAACCCGTCTATGCCGCGCGCGACCGGCGGCTCGTCGCCTACGAGGCGCTCGTCCGCCCGGGCGACCCGGCGAGCGGCGGGCCCGACCAGATGATCGACCTCGCGACCGGGCTCGACCGCCTGCCCGACCTCGAGGCCGCGATCTCCGAGCGCATCGGCCGCGACCTCGCGTCGGCGCCGGAGGGCGTCGACCTCCTCGTGAACCTGCACCCCGACTCGCTCAACCAGCCGTCGCTCTTCGACGACGACCACCCCCTCCACCGCCACTCCGCGCGCATCCTGCTCGAGATCACGGAGCGCGCGTCGCTCGACACGATCACCGACATCGACGAGAAGCTCGCCGCGCTCCGCGGCCGCGGCTACCGCATCGCGATCGACGACCTCGGCGCCGGCTACTCGGGGCTCACCTCGTTCACGACGCTGCGCCCGGACGTCGTCAAGTTCGACATGGAGCTGATCCGCGACATCGACTCCGTCGAGACCAAGGCGAAGCTCGTGCGATCGATGACGGCGCTCTGCCGCGAGCTCGGGATGCGCACCGTCGCCGAGGGCATCGAGACGAAGGCCGAGCTCGACGCCGTCGTCGCGCTCGGCTGCGACCTGCTCCAGGGCTACTACCTCGCGAAGCCCGCGAAGCCCTTCATCGCGCCCGCGGGCTTCGAGGGCGAGGACGACTAG
- a CDS encoding response regulator has translation MTPDVDKPRLLFVDDEPDVLGALRQSLRRERRRWDIDFAQGGPAALERLAAAPFDVVVTDMRMPEMDGAELLSRVKRDHPGAVRLVLSGQADERHALRSISSAHLWLSKPCPHHELVDALERAIASTRCLRSKALSKLIGGVSSLPSPPTQYAALMRALDDPDPSAQSVAAVLEEDPAMSAKILQLTSSAFFSTPRAISTVHEAVALLGFQTVSQLVLTCGVFEQLESGPQSAAAAEERRVHSVLVARIARRIGEHVGVKASECFTAGMLHDIGELLLASRLDRLFHKAVEKAHADAVPRSEIERAMFGATHAELGAHLIARWGLPLSIVDAVLQHDSDGALELPARTPLGAVVRAADALADEALGVGELDFAHAPLRTDEPGIDGLGDLEPLRAIAREEAAPVGGPRAAAKESTHASA, from the coding sequence GTGACGCCCGACGTCGACAAGCCGCGCCTGCTCTTCGTCGACGACGAGCCCGACGTGCTCGGCGCGCTCCGGCAGTCGCTGCGCCGCGAGCGCCGGCGCTGGGACATCGACTTCGCACAGGGCGGCCCGGCCGCGCTCGAGCGGCTCGCCGCGGCGCCCTTCGACGTCGTCGTCACCGACATGCGGATGCCCGAGATGGACGGCGCGGAGCTGCTGTCGCGCGTGAAGCGCGACCATCCCGGAGCCGTGCGCCTCGTGCTGAGCGGCCAGGCCGACGAGCGACACGCCCTGCGCTCGATCTCGAGCGCGCACCTGTGGCTCTCGAAGCCCTGCCCGCACCACGAGCTCGTCGACGCGCTCGAGCGCGCGATCGCGTCGACGCGGTGCCTGCGCTCGAAGGCGCTCTCGAAGCTGATCGGCGGCGTGTCGTCGCTGCCGTCCCCGCCGACGCAGTACGCGGCGTTGATGCGCGCGCTCGACGACCCCGACCCGTCGGCGCAGTCGGTCGCCGCGGTGCTGGAGGAGGACCCGGCGATGTCGGCCAAGATCCTCCAGCTCACGAGCTCGGCCTTCTTCTCGACGCCGCGCGCGATCTCGACGGTGCACGAAGCCGTCGCGCTGCTGGGCTTCCAGACGGTGTCGCAGCTCGTCCTCACGTGCGGCGTCTTCGAGCAGCTCGAGTCCGGCCCGCAGAGCGCGGCGGCCGCCGAGGAGCGGCGCGTGCACTCGGTGCTCGTCGCCCGCATCGCGCGGCGCATCGGCGAGCACGTGGGCGTCAAGGCCTCGGAGTGCTTCACGGCGGGGATGCTGCACGACATCGGCGAGCTGCTGCTCGCATCGCGGCTCGACCGGCTCTTCCACAAGGCCGTCGAGAAGGCGCACGCCGACGCCGTGCCGCGCTCCGAGATCGAGCGCGCGATGTTCGGCGCGACGCACGCGGAGCTCGGCGCGCACCTGATCGCGCGCTGGGGGCTCCCGCTCTCGATCGTCGACGCGGTGCTGCAGCACGATTCGGACGGCGCGCTCGAGCTGCCCGCGCGCACGCCGCTCGGCGCGGTGGTGCGCGCCGCCGACGCGCTCGCCGACGAGGCGCTCGGCGTCGGCGAGCTCGACTTCGCGCACGCGCCGCTGCGAACGGACGAGCCCGGCATCGACGGGCTCGGCGACCTCGAGCCGCTGCGCGCCATCGCGCGCGAGGAGGCGGCGCCCGTCGGCGGGCCGCGAGCCGCCGCGAAGGAGTCGACGCATGCATCGGCCTGA
- a CDS encoding ATP-binding protein has product MTVPAAPTVDKLERRLTRERARVRALEAMIEDRTRSLFLAKEQLHETTRFLESVLSSMSAAVLIVWPSGSVLRVNPAAVELLGVAEADLLGAAFGSLVKDVHQSSDDAREAGPAPRAEDLVVGRREVVLSGADGSEIPVLFSGAPVRGEHGEVEAYVCVATDLREQKRMELELRQSQKLESIGQIAAGIAHEINTPIQFVGDSLQFLGEGIADMRGVLGAYRALRDACGDREELRPLVEKIERAEEEADVEFLAEEMPAAAARGLGGVQRVATIVRAMKDFSHPGERARTMADLNAAIETTLTVARNEYKYCADVELELGEIPPVWCDVGDLNQVFLNLIVNAAHAVEERIGTSGERGVIRVRTEADGDSVWIHVADTGAGIPEHVRHKIFDPFFTTKGVGKGTGQGLAIAHNIVVERHGGEISYDTTIGEGTTFHLRLPIDPGSDAEARA; this is encoded by the coding sequence GTGACCGTTCCCGCCGCTCCGACCGTGGACAAGCTCGAGCGGCGCCTCACCCGCGAGCGCGCGCGCGTGCGCGCGCTCGAAGCGATGATCGAGGACCGCACGCGCTCGCTCTTCCTCGCGAAGGAGCAGCTCCACGAGACGACGCGCTTCCTCGAGAGCGTGCTCTCCTCGATGAGCGCCGCCGTGCTGATCGTCTGGCCGAGCGGCTCGGTGCTGCGCGTGAACCCGGCCGCCGTCGAGCTGCTCGGCGTCGCCGAGGCCGACCTGCTCGGCGCCGCCTTCGGCAGTCTCGTCAAGGACGTCCACCAGAGCAGTGACGATGCGCGCGAAGCGGGACCGGCGCCGCGCGCCGAGGATCTCGTCGTCGGCCGTCGCGAGGTCGTCCTCTCCGGCGCCGACGGGAGCGAGATCCCCGTGCTCTTCTCGGGCGCGCCCGTCCGCGGCGAGCACGGCGAGGTCGAGGCCTACGTGTGCGTCGCGACCGACCTGCGCGAGCAGAAGAGGATGGAGCTCGAGCTCCGGCAGTCGCAGAAGCTCGAGTCGATCGGGCAGATCGCGGCCGGCATCGCGCACGAGATCAACACGCCGATCCAGTTCGTCGGCGACAGCCTCCAGTTCCTCGGCGAGGGCATCGCCGACATGCGCGGCGTGCTCGGCGCCTACCGGGCCCTGCGCGACGCGTGCGGCGACCGCGAGGAGCTGCGTCCGCTCGTCGAGAAGATCGAGCGCGCCGAGGAGGAGGCGGACGTCGAGTTCCTCGCCGAGGAGATGCCCGCCGCGGCGGCGCGCGGGCTCGGCGGCGTGCAGCGCGTCGCGACGATCGTGCGCGCGATGAAGGACTTCTCGCACCCCGGCGAACGCGCGCGCACGATGGCGGACCTCAACGCGGCGATCGAGACCACGCTCACCGTCGCGCGCAACGAGTACAAGTACTGCGCCGACGTCGAGCTCGAGCTCGGCGAGATCCCGCCGGTGTGGTGCGACGTCGGCGACCTCAACCAGGTGTTCCTGAACCTGATCGTGAACGCCGCGCACGCCGTCGAGGAGCGCATCGGGACGAGCGGCGAGCGAGGCGTGATCCGCGTCCGCACGGAGGCCGACGGCGACTCCGTCTGGATCCACGTCGCCGACACGGGCGCCGGCATCCCCGAGCACGTGCGCCACAAGATCTTCGACCCGTTCTTCACGACGAAGGGCGTCGGGAAGGGAACCGGCCAGGGGCTCGCGATCGCGCACAACATCGTCGTCGAGCGCCACGGCGGAGAGATCTCGTACGACACGACGATCGGCGAGGGAACGACCTTCCACCTCCGGCTCCCGATCGACCCGGGCTCCGACGCGGAGGCCCGAGCGTGA
- a CDS encoding heme NO-binding domain-containing protein: MKGIIFNAFEQFVIDSWGEDFLDDVLDRCSLQTQEPFVGPGTYPDEDLLEIVAHTVKALDVPLPQALRAFGRYAFPALASAFPVCVRPHAGARSFLRSVDDVIHVEVRKLHPDASTPAFRYRDDGDALVIEYHSQRSLCHLMEGLIDGVADHFGESIAQRQTRCTADGAPHCEFRLEFATTS; this comes from the coding sequence GTGAAGGGCATCATCTTCAACGCGTTCGAGCAGTTCGTGATCGACAGCTGGGGCGAGGACTTCCTCGACGACGTCCTCGATCGATGCTCCCTCCAGACGCAGGAGCCGTTCGTCGGGCCGGGCACCTACCCCGACGAGGACCTGCTCGAGATCGTCGCCCACACCGTGAAGGCCCTCGACGTGCCGCTGCCGCAGGCGCTGCGCGCGTTCGGCCGGTACGCGTTCCCGGCCCTCGCCAGCGCCTTCCCCGTCTGCGTCCGCCCGCACGCCGGCGCCCGCTCGTTCCTCCGCAGCGTCGACGACGTCATCCACGTCGAGGTCCGCAAGCTGCATCCCGACGCGTCGACGCCCGCGTTCCGCTACCGCGACGACGGCGACGCGCTCGTCATCGAGTACCACTCGCAGCGATCGCTGTGCCACCTGATGGAAGGCCTGATCGACGGCGTCGCGGACCACTTCGGCGAGTCGATCGCGCAGCGCCAGACGCGCTGCACGGCCGACGGCGCGCCGCACTGCGAGTTCCGGCTCGAGTTCGCGACCACGTCGTGA
- a CDS encoding cyclase family protein, producing METERGDGARGAGVEGAMGGDGVTAEWLEKTFEQVKNWGRWGDDDQAGALNFITPAKRAAAAALAREGVAVSCALDFPVAPAADNPHPALHHMVVAGDACTVSGMGGLETSMDFIGIAFHGMATSHIDALCHVFVKETMYNGRPASDVKSIGALANDIMCARDGIVSRGVLLDVPRLRGVGWLEPGERIAPEELEAAERAQDVRVEEGDVLLVATGRDARRASRGSWVPTTGMAGLDARCVPWLHERRIAVLGSDGISDAIPSTDAPDWPVPIHQCCLVAMGVHLLDNLDLSGLASACAERSRWEFLFTVAPLRVRGGTGSPVNPVAMF from the coding sequence ATGGAGACGGAGCGCGGCGACGGCGCGCGCGGCGCGGGAGTGGAGGGCGCGATGGGCGGGGACGGCGTGACGGCGGAGTGGCTCGAGAAGACGTTCGAGCAGGTGAAGAACTGGGGGCGCTGGGGCGACGACGACCAGGCCGGCGCGCTCAACTTCATCACGCCGGCGAAGCGCGCGGCCGCGGCCGCGCTCGCGCGCGAGGGCGTCGCGGTGTCCTGCGCGCTCGACTTCCCCGTCGCGCCGGCCGCCGACAACCCGCATCCCGCGCTGCACCACATGGTGGTCGCGGGCGATGCCTGCACGGTGAGCGGCATGGGCGGCCTCGAGACGTCGATGGACTTCATCGGCATCGCCTTCCACGGCATGGCGACGTCGCACATCGACGCGCTGTGCCACGTGTTCGTGAAGGAGACGATGTACAACGGGCGTCCCGCGAGCGACGTGAAGAGCATCGGCGCGCTCGCGAACGACATCATGTGCGCGCGCGACGGCATCGTCTCGCGCGGCGTGCTGCTCGACGTGCCGCGGCTGCGCGGCGTCGGGTGGCTCGAGCCCGGCGAGCGGATCGCGCCCGAGGAGCTCGAGGCCGCCGAGCGCGCGCAGGACGTCCGCGTCGAGGAGGGCGACGTCCTGCTCGTCGCCACCGGCCGCGATGCGCGCCGCGCGTCGCGCGGATCGTGGGTGCCGACGACGGGCATGGCGGGGCTCGACGCGCGCTGCGTTCCGTGGCTGCACGAGCGGCGCATCGCCGTGCTCGGGAGCGACGGCATCTCCGACGCGATCCCGAGCACCGACGCGCCCGACTGGCCGGTGCCCATCCACCAGTGCTGCCTGGTCGCGATGGGCGTCCACCTGCTCGACAACCTCGACCTGTCGGGGCTCGCGAGCGCGTGCGCCGAGCGATCGCGCTGGGAGTTCCTGTTCACCGTCGCGCCGCTCCGCGTGCGCGGCGGGACGGGCTCGCCGGTGAACCCCGTCGCGATGTTCTGA
- a CDS encoding helix-turn-helix domain-containing protein gives MAASRGSGATVRASRAAGRTAAERTSGAAPEGRRARNKRDKLGRITRAASELFREQGFDETTARAICERAGIATGTLFLYVRDKRELLLLLFRPLAERAFARLPVGLRDGEQLVDGLVHLFGAFFRIYARDPLLARVFVQELFFRSDQGAEMRALSRELEARVARIVDDARARGALRTDVPARRQTAALLAHYAMWIQLWLGTGVVSRRAAERGLRDALVLQVEGLAP, from the coding sequence ATGGCGGCGAGCCGGGGCAGCGGTGCGACGGTGCGCGCCTCCCGCGCGGCCGGCCGGACCGCCGCGGAGCGCACTTCCGGCGCGGCGCCCGAGGGTCGCCGCGCGCGCAACAAGCGCGACAAGCTCGGTCGCATCACGCGCGCGGCGAGCGAGCTCTTCCGCGAGCAGGGCTTCGACGAGACGACCGCGCGCGCCATCTGCGAGCGCGCCGGCATCGCGACCGGGACGCTCTTCCTCTACGTCCGCGACAAGCGCGAGCTGCTGCTGCTGCTGTTCCGGCCGCTCGCCGAGCGCGCGTTCGCGCGCCTCCCGGTAGGCCTGCGCGACGGCGAGCAGCTCGTCGACGGCCTCGTCCACCTGTTCGGAGCCTTCTTCCGCATCTACGCCCGCGACCCGCTGCTCGCGCGCGTCTTCGTGCAGGAGCTCTTCTTCCGCAGCGACCAGGGGGCGGAGATGCGCGCGCTCTCGCGCGAGCTCGAGGCGCGCGTCGCGCGCATCGTCGACGACGCGCGCGCGCGCGGCGCGCTGCGCACGGACGTCCCCGCGCGGCGGCAGACGGCCGCGCTGCTCGCGCACTACGCGATGTGGATCCAGCTCTGGCTCGGCACGGGCGTCGTGTCGCGGCGCGCGGCGGAGCGCGGCCTGCGCGACGCGCTCGTGCTCCAGGTCGAGGGGCTCGCGCCCTGA
- a CDS encoding FAD-dependent monooxygenase yields MGGDGVLIVGGGIAGLATAAGLARAGIPCEIVERATEWRPVGAGIVLGVNAMRVMRGLGAADAVAERGACLRRGAITDARGATLGGTDFALLEPEFGPTIALHRAALHEVLRAVAPEVPVALGTTVDAIEPRSDGVDVRLSDGSARRCAIVVGADGLRSRVRELVFGGDRIRYAGYTCWRFVVEAPVERVEMREMWGRGQRFGVVPIGGGRVYCFAVANAPRGEADPADAGRLARFRARFAAFGGQVPALLDALRAPEELIHNDLEELDEGPWHAGRVVLVGDAAHAMTPNMGQGAAMALEDAMVLVELLRDGGLAPEPLARLHARRAPRVRWVQSQSRRIGRIGQIEGRVACGLRDAVLRVVPDAANASALRRMARAPI; encoded by the coding sequence ATGGGCGGAGACGGAGTGCTGATCGTCGGCGGCGGCATCGCGGGCCTCGCGACGGCGGCCGGGCTCGCGCGCGCGGGCATTCCCTGCGAGATCGTGGAGCGGGCGACGGAGTGGCGGCCCGTCGGCGCCGGCATCGTGCTCGGCGTGAACGCGATGCGCGTGATGCGCGGCCTCGGAGCCGCCGACGCCGTCGCCGAGCGCGGCGCATGCCTGCGGCGCGGCGCCATCACCGATGCGCGCGGCGCGACCCTCGGCGGCACCGACTTCGCCCTGCTCGAGCCCGAGTTCGGGCCCACGATCGCGCTCCACCGCGCGGCGCTGCACGAGGTGCTGCGCGCGGTCGCGCCCGAAGTGCCCGTCGCGCTCGGCACCACCGTCGACGCGATCGAGCCGCGCAGCGACGGCGTCGACGTGCGCTTGAGCGACGGCAGCGCGCGGCGGTGCGCGATCGTCGTCGGCGCCGACGGGCTTCGCTCGCGCGTGCGCGAGCTCGTCTTCGGCGGCGACCGCATCCGCTACGCGGGCTACACGTGCTGGCGATTCGTCGTCGAGGCCCCGGTCGAGCGCGTCGAGATGCGCGAGATGTGGGGGCGCGGCCAGCGCTTCGGCGTCGTGCCGATCGGCGGCGGGCGCGTCTACTGCTTCGCGGTCGCGAACGCGCCGCGCGGCGAGGCCGACCCGGCCGACGCCGGCCGGCTCGCGCGCTTCCGCGCGCGCTTCGCCGCGTTCGGCGGCCAGGTGCCCGCGCTCCTCGACGCGCTGCGCGCGCCCGAGGAGCTCATCCACAACGACCTCGAGGAGCTCGACGAAGGGCCGTGGCACGCCGGGCGCGTCGTGCTCGTCGGCGACGCCGCGCACGCGATGACGCCCAACATGGGCCAGGGCGCGGCGATGGCGCTCGAGGACGCGATGGTGCTCGTCGAGCTGCTGCGCGACGGCGGGCTCGCGCCCGAGCCCCTCGCTCGCCTGCACGCGCGGCGCGCGCCGCGCGTGCGCTGGGTGCAGTCGCAGTCGCGCCGCATCGGGCGCATCGGCCAGATCGAGGGGCGCGTCGCCTGCGGTCTGCGCGACGCGGTCCTCCGCGTCGTACCCGACGCGGCGAACGCGAGCGCGCTCCGCCGCATGGCGCGTGCCCCGATCTGA